One window of the Haloarcula halobia genome contains the following:
- a CDS encoding alkaline phosphatase family protein translates to MGLFDRLKGDSGPRVAFFGIDGVPYSLIDEHPDVFPNLTELAADGSAGPIDSIVPPESSACWPALTTGVNPGETGVYGFQDREVGSYDTYVPMGRDVQATRLWDRVAEDGRDATVMNVPVTFPPQRNVQRMVSGFLSPGVDKAAYPDDLRETLESNGYRIDVNAKLGHSDDKSEFVEDAHETLEKRFETFKQYVEADDWDLFFGVFMTTDRVNHFLFRDYERDGENQEAFFEFYRTVDDYLGRLRDLLPDDVTMVVASDHGFTSLDYEVHFNEWLEQEGWLEYDDDEHSELGDIADDTTAYSLIPGRFYINLEGREPRGSVPESEYETVRADLKEQLEALEGPDGKKVAERVVTREQAFRGDHDDIAPDLVVIPNHGFDLKAGFKGSEDVFGVGPRNGMHSFDNASLLVDDPEVRIEDADLFDIAPTILDLLDHDYDRTSFDGSSLVQ, encoded by the coding sequence ATGGGACTATTCGACCGACTGAAAGGAGATAGCGGCCCCCGCGTGGCCTTCTTCGGCATCGACGGCGTTCCGTACAGCCTCATCGACGAGCACCCGGACGTGTTCCCGAACCTCACCGAGCTCGCCGCCGACGGGAGCGCCGGCCCCATCGACAGCATCGTCCCTCCGGAGTCCAGCGCCTGCTGGCCGGCGCTGACGACCGGCGTCAACCCCGGTGAGACGGGCGTCTACGGCTTCCAGGACCGTGAGGTCGGCTCCTACGACACCTACGTCCCGATGGGGCGTGACGTCCAGGCGACCCGGCTCTGGGACCGCGTCGCCGAGGACGGCCGCGACGCCACCGTGATGAACGTCCCCGTCACCTTCCCGCCCCAGCGTAACGTCCAGCGGATGGTCTCGGGGTTCCTCTCACCGGGCGTCGACAAGGCCGCCTACCCCGACGACCTGCGCGAGACGCTCGAGTCGAACGGCTACCGCATCGACGTCAACGCCAAACTGGGCCACAGCGACGACAAGAGCGAGTTCGTCGAGGACGCCCACGAGACCCTAGAGAAGCGCTTCGAGACGTTCAAGCAGTACGTCGAGGCCGACGACTGGGACCTCTTTTTCGGCGTCTTCATGACCACCGACCGGGTCAACCACTTCCTGTTCAGGGACTACGAGCGCGACGGCGAGAACCAGGAGGCGTTCTTCGAGTTCTACCGCACGGTCGACGACTACCTCGGTCGCCTGCGCGACCTGCTGCCCGACGACGTGACCATGGTGGTCGCCTCCGACCACGGGTTCACGTCGCTGGACTACGAGGTCCACTTCAACGAGTGGCTCGAACAGGAGGGCTGGCTCGAGTACGACGACGACGAGCACAGCGAACTCGGCGACATCGCCGACGACACGACGGCCTACTCGCTCATCCCCGGGCGATTCTACATCAACCTCGAGGGCCGTGAACCCCGCGGGAGCGTCCCCGAGTCCGAGTACGAGACGGTCCGGGCGGACCTGAAAGAGCAACTCGAGGCCCTCGAGGGGCCTGACGGCAAGAAGGTGGCCGAACGCGTCGTCACCCGCGAGCAAGCGTTCCGCGGCGACCACGACGACATCGCGCCGGACCTCGTGGTCATCCCGAACCACGGCTTCGACCTGAAGGCCGGCTTCAAGGGCTCCGAGGACGTCTTCGGCGTCGGCCCGCGAAACGGGATGCACAGCTTCGATAACGCCTCGCTGCTGGTCGACGACCCCGAGGTCCGCATCGAGGACGCCGACCTCTTCGACATCGCCCCGACCATCCTCGACCTGCTCGACCACGACTACGACCGGACGTCGTTCGACGGCAGCAGCCTGGTCCAGTAG
- a CDS encoding inorganic diphosphatase, with translation MTNLWEDLETGPNPPEEIYAVVECLKGERNKYEYEKDIPGVVLDRVLHSNVHYPSDYGFIPQSYYDDEDPFDVLVLVEDQTFPGCVIEARPVALMRMDDDGEQDDKVIAVPSEDPRYDHIEDLEDIPQQTLDEIDEFFATYKNLEEGKEVETQGWEDKQAAMDAIEHAQDLYDEHFD, from the coding sequence ATGACGAACCTCTGGGAAGATCTGGAAACCGGACCGAACCCACCCGAAGAGATCTACGCCGTCGTCGAGTGTCTCAAGGGCGAGCGCAACAAGTACGAGTACGAGAAGGACATCCCCGGTGTCGTCCTGGACCGCGTGCTCCACTCGAACGTCCACTACCCCTCGGACTACGGGTTCATCCCGCAGTCGTACTACGACGACGAGGACCCCTTCGACGTGCTGGTCCTCGTCGAAGATCAGACGTTCCCCGGCTGTGTCATCGAGGCCCGCCCGGTCGCGCTCATGAGGATGGACGACGACGGCGAGCAGGACGACAAGGTCATCGCCGTCCCGAGCGAGGACCCGCGCTACGACCACATCGAGGACCTCGAGGACATCCCACAGCAGACGCTCGACGAGATCGACGAGTTCTTCGCGACGTACAAGAACTTAGAGGAGGGCAAGGAAGTCGAGACGCAGGGCTGGGAGGACAAGCAGGCCGCGATGGACGCCATCGAGCACGCCCAGGACCTCTACGACGAGCATTTCGACTGA
- a CDS encoding PadR family transcriptional regulator, with product MSEAQSLDASPGIAKDLTAFQQNILVILAEEPRYGLAIKRELESYYDDEVNHGRLYPNLDDLVEMGLVEKSELDKRTNQYALTEDGKEAVLDQLGWEFSKFVTDGDRAGMLENLVESQK from the coding sequence ATGTCAGAGGCACAATCACTCGACGCAAGCCCCGGCATCGCGAAGGACCTCACGGCCTTCCAGCAGAACATCCTGGTCATCCTGGCCGAAGAGCCACGGTACGGCCTCGCTATCAAACGCGAGCTCGAGTCGTACTACGACGACGAGGTCAACCACGGTCGCCTGTACCCGAACCTCGACGACCTGGTCGAGATGGGTCTGGTCGAAAAGAGCGAACTCGACAAGCGAACGAACCAGTACGCACTGACCGAGGACGGCAAAGAAGCGGTCCTCGACCAGCTCGGCTGGGAGTTCTCGAAGTTCGTCACGGACGGCGACCGCGCCGGCATGCTCGAGAACCTGGTCGAGAGCCAGAAGTAA
- a CDS encoding DUF7108 family protein, giving the protein MTDLPPEVLEEAERLTRLAREVVDDAEATAYVDRRDALLDSHDFTARVRADDTGDVLVCHPQEWVEDGVIRPERVEDVDRGVEIQLSGPGDPEEWDAVEERNRAVATAVEEEHGPVHGATASALADFMGNHYAKPIAEATPDELAEFKTEYFPRNAWPSDEQRALLEESVRLTVEKSGNRVLEP; this is encoded by the coding sequence ATGACTGACCTGCCACCCGAGGTACTGGAGGAAGCGGAACGGCTCACCCGACTCGCACGCGAGGTGGTCGACGACGCGGAGGCGACGGCGTACGTCGACAGACGGGACGCGTTGCTGGACAGCCACGACTTCACCGCGCGCGTCAGAGCGGACGACACCGGCGACGTGCTGGTCTGTCACCCACAGGAGTGGGTGGAAGACGGCGTCATCCGTCCCGAGCGGGTCGAGGACGTCGACCGGGGCGTCGAGATCCAGCTCAGCGGGCCCGGCGACCCCGAAGAGTGGGACGCCGTCGAGGAGCGCAACCGTGCAGTGGCCACGGCCGTCGAGGAGGAGCACGGCCCGGTCCACGGGGCCACCGCGTCGGCACTGGCGGACTTCATGGGCAACCATTACGCCAAGCCGATCGCGGAGGCGACCCCCGACGAACTCGCGGAGTTCAAGACGGAGTACTTCCCGCGGAACGCCTGGCCGAGCGACGAACAGCGGGCGCTGCTGGAGGAGTCTGTTCGGTTGACCGTCGAAAAATCTGGGAATCGAGTACTCGAGCCGTAA
- the rnhA gene encoding ribonuclease HI: protein MPVIECDPTAARERLEADGVPVESGNTPHERWRATHAGATAVAYDGKVVVQGGDTARLEALLRADSGGRVHVYFDGASRGNPGPAAVGYVLVDDSGIVAEGGETIGRATNNQAEYAALVRALEVATEYGFDEVRVRGDSELIVKQVRGEWNTNDPDLREQRVRVREFLMDFDDWHIEHVPREINDRADQLANDALDDD from the coding sequence ATGCCGGTCATCGAGTGCGACCCGACCGCCGCCCGAGAGCGTCTGGAAGCCGACGGCGTCCCCGTGGAGTCGGGGAACACGCCGCACGAACGCTGGCGCGCCACACACGCGGGCGCCACCGCCGTCGCCTACGACGGGAAGGTCGTCGTCCAGGGTGGCGACACCGCGCGACTGGAGGCGCTGCTGCGAGCTGACTCGGGCGGCCGCGTCCACGTCTACTTCGACGGTGCCTCTCGCGGGAACCCTGGCCCGGCCGCCGTCGGGTACGTCCTCGTCGACGACAGCGGCATCGTCGCCGAAGGCGGCGAGACCATCGGCCGGGCGACCAACAACCAGGCCGAGTACGCCGCGCTCGTGCGGGCGCTGGAGGTCGCCACGGAGTACGGATTCGACGAAGTCCGCGTCCGGGGTGACTCGGAGCTCATCGTCAAGCAGGTCCGGGGCGAGTGGAACACGAACGACCCCGACCTGCGCGAACAGCGGGTCCGCGTCCGGGAGTTCCTGATGGACTTCGACGACTGGCACATCGAGCACGTTCCGCGAGAGATAAACGACCGCGCGGACCAACTAGCCAACGACGCACTCGACGATGACTGA
- the nreA gene encoding DNA repair protein NreA has translation MQLDEFIEGFERDEAAERRRLAAEKSYAITDHLEDVERQFEQALQGDTLVGSTAPEIFVGRSGYPNVSTGLLSPVDTGAAADDFATSGEWYQQGLGIEDVLQRRTGMVNSAKPTSVDAVSTGGGRGQSGVHDVWTGFVGVQREVAIADHAVGVEVGLDGKPDLDVAFDDVSTPTGPRARAKRADLTENPHVPRPVQKTLSDDDWRAEGAMTYLYRRGFDVYDINTILSAGALGQASERSLVPTRWSITAVDDTVGQYLRGTVHNSDTIDKPEVWYNEYMGNRYWVLLSPGRWEFELVEMKAPESVWNPNPGAGYYLASAHEGYEGRTGYVEETAGAYYAARLGVLDHLQDRGRQAKCLVLREITDDYWAPVGVWQVREGVRNAFEGEPGVGQTFGETLSAVADQLPVPMGALRRKSQLVAGLQSTLSDF, from the coding sequence ATGCAACTCGACGAGTTCATCGAGGGGTTCGAGCGCGACGAGGCCGCCGAGCGCCGTCGCCTCGCCGCCGAGAAGTCCTACGCCATCACGGACCACCTCGAGGACGTCGAGCGACAGTTCGAGCAGGCCCTCCAGGGCGACACGCTCGTGGGCTCGACGGCCCCCGAGATATTCGTCGGCCGGTCGGGCTACCCGAACGTCTCGACGGGACTGCTCTCACCGGTGGATACCGGGGCCGCCGCTGACGACTTCGCGACCAGCGGCGAGTGGTACCAGCAGGGGCTGGGTATCGAGGACGTCCTCCAGCGCCGCACCGGAATGGTCAACTCGGCGAAGCCGACGTCCGTCGACGCGGTGAGCACGGGGGGCGGTCGCGGGCAGTCGGGCGTCCACGACGTCTGGACGGGCTTCGTCGGCGTCCAGCGCGAGGTGGCCATCGCCGACCACGCCGTCGGCGTGGAGGTCGGCCTCGACGGGAAACCAGACCTCGACGTGGCCTTCGACGACGTCTCCACGCCGACGGGGCCGCGGGCCCGCGCGAAGCGGGCCGACCTCACGGAGAACCCCCACGTTCCCCGCCCGGTGCAAAAGACACTCTCGGACGACGACTGGCGCGCCGAAGGAGCGATGACGTACCTCTACCGGCGGGGATTCGACGTCTACGACATCAACACCATCCTCTCGGCGGGTGCGCTGGGCCAGGCCAGCGAGCGCTCGCTCGTGCCGACCCGGTGGTCTATCACGGCCGTCGACGACACCGTCGGCCAGTACCTCCGGGGGACCGTCCACAACAGCGACACCATCGACAAGCCCGAGGTGTGGTACAACGAGTACATGGGCAACCGCTACTGGGTGCTGCTCTCGCCGGGGCGCTGGGAGTTCGAACTCGTCGAGATGAAGGCCCCAGAGAGCGTCTGGAACCCGAACCCGGGAGCGGGCTACTACCTCGCCAGCGCTCACGAGGGGTACGAGGGTCGCACCGGCTACGTCGAGGAGACGGCCGGGGCCTACTACGCCGCCCGCCTGGGCGTGCTCGACCACCTCCAGGACCGGGGCCGCCAGGCGAAGTGTCTCGTCCTGCGTGAGATAACCGACGATTACTGGGCGCCCGTCGGCGTCTGGCAGGTCCGCGAGGGCGTCCGTAACGCCTTCGAGGGCGAACCGGGCGTCGGCCAGACGTTCGGCGAGACGCTCTCAGCCGTGGCCGACCAGCTGCCGGTCCCGATGGGGGCGCTCCGCCGCAAGTCTCAGCTCGTCGCCGGACTGCAGTCGACGCTGTCGGACTTCTGA
- a CDS encoding DUF5789 family protein, producing the protein MSDDESEEEEAPAVELGEGPDVEGAPLARVSARLTWGIEHSTIVEREGETTIRTPDGPRELAEVLEEVDVPYFADRNEFENAVRDVIGTGPVPTE; encoded by the coding sequence ATGAGCGACGACGAGAGCGAGGAAGAGGAGGCGCCGGCGGTCGAACTCGGCGAGGGGCCCGACGTCGAGGGCGCGCCGCTGGCGCGCGTCTCGGCGCGACTCACCTGGGGCATCGAACACAGCACCATCGTCGAGCGCGAGGGGGAGACCACCATCCGGACGCCCGACGGCCCCCGGGAGCTGGCCGAGGTCCTCGAAGAAGTCGACGTGCCGTACTTCGCGGACCGCAACGAGTTCGAGAACGCAGTTCGGGACGTCATCGGCACCGGGCCGGTCCCGACCGAGTGA
- a CDS encoding DUF7139 domain-containing protein, whose translation MTSLTDVYEGDVGRIASRRRQFAGTALFVAGAAGLVGAIALATTGLGSVLGLDGYAAREVAGIVAGLALPAVVLGVFVVLPAGRQIRATAGLGLGVAVFGVALFQHLYPYSWLEGAPLLASLAGFVYFAGVVTTFWCLFVALATFKTRNDPGGTAHMAVTEAGTIRLVEEARSIPGLGGIGFFGQDPDGTVETQTNRPGADSGAVSDGGSQSDPAAQQSSASQSRDRPHAAGRSSQSTTDTSSPSGGVSAMGPSEHSLDPRIANAGPEASPSTDGGTTTETGHDPITETAVHRGEPDTYCGNCRHFQYVMEGEDIQPYCTYHAEVMDDMDPCSAWMRND comes from the coding sequence ATGACCAGTTTGACAGACGTCTACGAGGGGGACGTCGGACGCATCGCGTCGCGCCGGCGCCAGTTCGCCGGGACGGCCCTGTTCGTCGCGGGGGCGGCCGGCCTCGTCGGGGCCATCGCCCTCGCGACGACGGGGCTGGGGTCGGTGCTGGGACTGGACGGGTACGCCGCGCGCGAGGTCGCCGGTATCGTCGCTGGACTGGCGCTCCCGGCGGTGGTCCTGGGTGTGTTCGTCGTCCTGCCCGCGGGGCGACAGATCAGGGCGACGGCCGGCCTCGGCCTGGGCGTGGCCGTCTTCGGCGTCGCCCTGTTCCAGCACCTCTACCCGTACAGCTGGCTCGAGGGCGCACCGCTGCTGGCCTCACTCGCCGGCTTCGTCTACTTCGCCGGCGTCGTGACGACGTTCTGGTGTCTGTTCGTCGCGCTCGCGACGTTCAAGACACGCAACGACCCCGGCGGCACCGCACACATGGCGGTCACCGAGGCGGGGACCATCAGACTGGTCGAGGAGGCACGCTCGATTCCCGGTCTGGGCGGCATCGGGTTCTTCGGCCAGGACCCCGACGGCACCGTCGAGACCCAGACCAACCGGCCGGGGGCGGACTCGGGCGCGGTCAGCGACGGCGGGTCCCAGTCCGACCCGGCGGCACAGCAGTCGTCTGCGTCCCAGTCTCGTGACCGACCACACGCCGCCGGCCGGTCCTCCCAGTCGACCACCGACACGTCGTCCCCGTCCGGCGGCGTGTCGGCGATGGGTCCCTCTGAGCACTCGCTGGATCCCCGCATCGCCAACGCCGGCCCCGAGGCCTCCCCCTCGACCGACGGCGGCACGACGACGGAGACGGGCCACGACCCCATCACGGAGACGGCCGTCCACCGGGGTGAACCGGACACCTACTGTGGCAACTGCCGGCACTTCCAGTACGTGATGGAGGGCGAGGACATCCAGCCCTACTGCACCTACCACGCGGAGGTCATGGACGACATGGACCCCTGTTCGGCGTGGATGCGAAACGACTGA
- a CDS encoding transcription factor S, which produces MEFCDDCGSMMKTEGDTWVCGSCGYEKPRDAETEKQTAVTTQGQEASEVVDTSEVDAADMGPTTNARCPECGNDRAFYEMKQIRAADESETRFFTCTECEHKWREDDH; this is translated from the coding sequence ATGGAGTTCTGCGACGACTGCGGTTCGATGATGAAGACAGAGGGCGATACCTGGGTCTGTGGCAGCTGCGGCTACGAGAAACCGCGTGACGCCGAGACGGAGAAACAGACGGCCGTCACCACGCAGGGCCAGGAGGCCTCGGAGGTCGTCGACACCTCGGAGGTCGACGCCGCGGACATGGGGCCGACGACGAACGCGCGGTGTCCGGAGTGTGGCAACGACCGGGCCTTCTACGAGATGAAGCAGATCCGTGCGGCCGACGAGTCCGAGACGCGCTTTTTCACCTGCACCGAGTGCGAGCACAAGTGGCGCGAGGACGACCACTGA
- a CDS encoding methyltransferase domain-containing protein yields MAYLFVHEDREYLLEPGERFESDLGILEVPEDVAAGEVVETHLGTSFTVRRLRGPDLFTHLERTGAPMMPRDVGLVVGKTGVAAGDRVLDAGTGTGILSAYMGRLGADVVTYERDPEFAAVARDNMAVAGVSEAVEVRTGDVTDDIDDLSGFDVLTLDTEDAPAVVERTPTLLERGGSLAVYSPFVENTRAAVEAARDVGLDDIETLDTVQREMDFDERGSRPSTAGVGHTGYLTFARRP; encoded by the coding sequence GTGGCCTACCTCTTCGTCCACGAGGACCGCGAGTACCTGCTGGAACCCGGCGAGCGCTTCGAGTCCGACCTCGGTATCCTCGAGGTCCCCGAGGACGTCGCGGCCGGCGAGGTCGTCGAGACCCATCTCGGCACGAGCTTCACCGTCCGCCGACTCCGCGGGCCGGACCTCTTTACCCACCTCGAACGGACCGGCGCGCCGATGATGCCACGGGACGTCGGCCTCGTGGTGGGCAAGACCGGCGTGGCCGCCGGCGACCGGGTGCTCGACGCCGGCACCGGGACCGGCATCCTCAGCGCCTACATGGGCCGGTTGGGCGCGGACGTGGTGACCTACGAGCGGGACCCCGAGTTCGCCGCGGTGGCCCGGGATAACATGGCGGTCGCCGGCGTCTCGGAGGCCGTCGAGGTGCGGACCGGCGACGTCACCGACGACATAGACGACCTCTCCGGGTTCGACGTCCTCACGCTCGACACCGAGGACGCCCCCGCCGTCGTCGAGCGGACGCCGACGCTGCTGGAACGGGGCGGGTCGCTCGCGGTGTACTCCCCGTTCGTCGAGAACACGCGGGCGGCAGTCGAGGCGGCCAGAGACGTCGGGCTCGACGACATCGAGACGCTCGATACCGTCCAGCGCGAGATGGACTTCGACGAGCGCGGGTCCCGGCCCTCGACGGCCGGGGTCGGCCACACCGGCTACCTCACGTTCGCCCGTCGGCCGTGA